Proteins found in one Micromonospora sp. WMMD1082 genomic segment:
- a CDS encoding general stress protein, with product MTTQSNPSAWQPGVTGGGTLPSGPGGRTAAPSADGHGPQVGPPTVTIGAYPDYPSAQRVVDHLADNRFPVERTAIVGTDLTLVETVLGRMSTARAALVGAGTGAWFGLFIGLLFGIFTVGNWLAVILAGLVIGAIWGAVFGAIAHAMTGGKRDFTSASSLRANQYAVTVEADVAEQARQLLGRIQLGGRNPQTAR from the coding sequence ATGACCACACAGTCGAACCCCTCGGCCTGGCAGCCGGGTGTGACGGGCGGCGGCACCCTCCCCTCAGGCCCCGGCGGTCGTACCGCCGCGCCCAGTGCCGACGGCCACGGCCCGCAGGTCGGCCCACCGACGGTGACCATCGGGGCGTATCCGGACTATCCGTCCGCCCAGCGCGTGGTGGACCACCTGGCCGACAACCGCTTCCCGGTGGAACGCACCGCCATCGTCGGCACCGACCTGACCCTGGTGGAGACGGTGCTGGGGCGGATGAGCACCGCCCGCGCGGCGCTGGTCGGCGCCGGCACCGGTGCCTGGTTCGGTCTCTTCATCGGCCTGCTGTTCGGCATCTTCACCGTCGGCAACTGGCTGGCGGTGATCCTGGCCGGTCTGGTCATCGGTGCCATCTGGGGCGCCGTCTTCGGTGCCATCGCGCACGCCATGACGGGCGGGAAGCGGGACTTCACCTCCGCCAGTTCGCTGCGCGCCAACCAGTACGCGGTCACCGTGGAGGCGGACGTGGCCGAGCAGGCCCGCCAGCTGCTGGGCCGGATCCAACTGGGCGGCCGCAACCCACAGACCGCGCGCTGA
- a CDS encoding GNAT family protein: MELTSPDLLLRPWRDADAPAVLDAWRDPAIAQWNPPGDAADLESALRWLRWRADWSSGSHVSLAAVDPTDVDTLLGSVSLHRIHAGDASIGYWTVPTARGRGIATAAVVRLTEWAFADLGLDRIELCHAVANPASCRVAERAGYLAEGTLRRSHRYGDGRRYDEHLHARLATD, encoded by the coding sequence GTGGAGCTGACCAGCCCGGACCTGCTGTTGCGTCCCTGGCGGGACGCGGACGCCCCGGCCGTCCTCGACGCCTGGCGTGATCCGGCGATCGCGCAGTGGAATCCGCCGGGTGACGCGGCTGACCTGGAGTCCGCCCTGCGCTGGCTCCGGTGGCGGGCCGACTGGTCGAGCGGTAGCCACGTGTCGCTGGCGGCGGTCGATCCGACCGACGTCGACACCCTGCTGGGCTCGGTGTCGCTGCACCGCATCCACGCGGGCGACGCCTCGATCGGCTACTGGACGGTCCCCACCGCCCGTGGCCGCGGGATCGCCACGGCGGCGGTCGTCCGCCTCACCGAGTGGGCCTTCGCCGACCTCGGGTTGGACCGGATCGAGCTGTGCCACGCGGTCGCCAACCCCGCCTCGTGCCGCGTCGCCGAGCGGGCCGGTTACCTGGCCGAGGGGACGCTGCGGCGCTCGCACCGCTACGGCGACGGCCGCCGCTACGACGAACACCTGCACGCCCGCCTCGCCACCGACTGA